The following proteins are encoded in a genomic region of Ictalurus punctatus breed USDA103 chromosome 15, Coco_2.0, whole genome shotgun sequence:
- the fam110c gene encoding protein FAM110C: MLGTSRILEKGPGYLRKQMELEREGNVRASAAERLAATKPNYVKSPQVTSSPSAPEQVTGTASPCGRGSTERSAPAPGTPASEQEANLMKRNSSKKRPDSILLYRQKCDLQRSSPGGNYRRKRTLLKSLRERNRAGAPVSAGQNPDSSSDTEQAQAEEDGKDKDNDNGPLPERVNVARRAIEAGGSESERARKGVSRSHSDISSRYSKNFADFDSFFMYCGLESDVVESLGRENFSSRSDERELSYAKVRSVSVATSDGEISHTSGDIDGRQEEDVKETRQQGSSVIERNARVIKWLYSCRNASESGKTLRDLD; this comes from the exons ATGCTGGGCACGTCGCGGATTCTGGAAAAGGGGCCCGGGTACTTGAGGAAGCAGATGGAGCTGGAGCGCGAGGGGAACGTGCGCGCGAGCGCAGCGGAGAGGCTCGCGGCCACCAAGCCCAACTACGTGAAGAGCCCACAGGTGACGAGTTCACCTTCCGCCCCCGAGCAGGTTACCGGTACAGCTTCCCCCTGCGGCCGAGGGTCCACCGAGCGGAGCGCACCAGCTCCCGGTACACCTGCTTCCGAACAGGAAGCAAATCTCATGAAGCGGAACAGCTCCAAGAAACGACCGGACTCGATCTTACTGTACAGACAGAAGTGCGACCTGCAGAGAAGCTCACCGGGCGGGAACTACCGGCGCAAACGGACTTTACTCAAATCACTGAGAGAGAGGAACCGCGCAGGCGCTCCGGTTTCAGCCGGTCAGAACCCTGACAGTTCATCCGACACGGAACAAGCTCAGGCGGAAGAGGACGGGAAGGATAAAGACAACGATAACGGCCCGTTGCCCGAGCGCGTGAACGTGGCGAGGAGAGCTATTGAAGCAGGAGGGTCCGAGTCGGAGCGCGCGAGGAAGGGGGTGTCGCGCTCGCACTCCGACATCAGCTCGCGCTATTCTAAAAACTTCGCCGACTTCGACTCGTTTTTCATGTACTGCGGCCTCGAGAGCGACGTCGTGGAGTCCCTGGGCAGAGAAAACTTCTCCTCGCGCTCGGATGAGCGTGAACTTTCCTACG CAAAGGTCCGGAGCGTAAGCGTGGCTACGTCAGACGGCGAGATTTCACACACCAGCGGTGACATCGACGGGCGTCAAGAGGAAGACGTGAAAGAGACTCGCCAACAAGGTTCGTCCGTCATAGAGCGCAACGCCCGAGTGATCAAATGGCTGTACAGCTGCAGAAACGCAAGTGAGTCCGGGAAAACGCTGCGAGATCTGGATTAG